From the Anaerobaca lacustris genome, the window GCCTGCGAGAGGTAACGAACCACCGCCGCGTTGTCCAGCAGACTCCGCAGGTACCCGATAACCACCACCAGATTGAGCATGTTCTTTCCGTATTCCTCCTGGACCAGCTTGAATTCATGTTCCATGCTCCTGATCTCCCTTTGCAGACGAGCGACGTCCTGATCCTCGGTGCCGTTCGGAGCCGTCTGTGTACTGGACTC encodes:
- a CDS encoding plasmid partitioning protein RepB C-terminal domain-containing protein, with product ESSTQTAPNGTEDQDVARLQREIRSMEHEFKLVQEEYGKNMLNLVVVIGYLRSLLDNAAVVRYLSQAEPTMLAEFQKIMDQAEMKATG